The genomic DNA GTCGGTCTCGGTGGCTTTTAGGTCTTTCTGCACGCCGGATTTTTCTTCCTGGAGCTTGCCCAGCGTCTTCTTGAGCTCGGCGATGTCCTGGCGGGTGGCGTCCAGTTGTTGCTGGGTCTGTGCGCGCTCGTCGGCGAAGGCCGGGCTGAGCAGGCAAGACAGGGCTAGGAGGATCAGGGCGCGAAGCATGAGGTTGGGCGTACCAAGGATGGAGACTGGCCTAGTATGCCCGCCCGGGCCTGCAAAAAAAACGCCTCACGGCGTCAGCGGTAGGCTTCAAGCTACAAGCGGCAAGAAAAAGCAGGCGCCGGGCCAGGTTTCGCTTGCAGCTTGCAGCGTGAGGCTTGCAGTTTAATCGTCGACCAGGATCGAGGTTCCGGTCATCTCCGCAGGCTTTTCCAGCCCCAGCAGCTTGAGCATGGTCGGCGCCACGTCGGCCAGCACGCCGCCCTCGCGAACTTTGACCTGGCGTTTGCCGACATAGATGAACGGCACCGGCTCGGTGGTGTGGGCGGTGTGCGCCTGGCCGGTGCATTCGTCCTCCATCTGCTCGACGTTGCCGTGGTCTGCAGTGATCAGCGCTTCGCCGCCCACCTTGTCCAGGGCCCCGACGATGCGACCGACACAGCCGTCCAGGGCTTCGACGGCCTTGACTGCGGCGTCGAACACGCCGGTATGGCCGACCATGTCACCGTTGGCGTAATTGACCACGATCACGTCATAGCGCTGCTGCTCGATGGCCTCGACGATACGGTCGGTGACCTCTGGGGCGCTCATTTCCGGCTGCATGTCGTAGGTGGCGACTTTCGGCGACGGGATCAGAATGCGCTTTTCGCCTTCGAACGGCTCTTCGCGCCCCCCGGAGAAGAAGAAGGTGACGTGTGCATATTTCTCGGTTTCGGCGATGCGCAGCTGAGTCTTGCCGTTTTTTGCCAGGTATTCACCCAGCACGTTGTTCAAACTGGCCGGGGCAAACGCCGCAGGGGCCGGGATTTTCGCCGAGTACTGGGTCAGGCCGATGTAGGCAGCCAGTTTTGGCAGGCGTGCCCGTGGGAACTCGTTGAAATCGGCTTCGACGAACACGCGTGACAGCTCACGTGCGCGGTCGGCACGGAAGTTCATGAAGATCACGGCATCGCCATCTTCGACCTTTACCGCTTCGCCAATGCGTGTGGCCTTGACGAATTCGTCGCTCTCATCGCGCGCATAGGCCGCTTCGAGTCCAGCAATGGCGCTGTCTGCCGTGTGTTCGGCAACGCTGTCGACGATCAGGTTGTAGGCGGCGCTGACGCGGTCCCAGCGGTTGTCGCGGTCCATCGCGTAGTAACGGCCGATCAGGCTGGCGATACGGCCTTTGCCGAGCTTGGCAAAGGTCGAATCGAGCAGCTCGATGGACGATTGCGCGCTGCGCGGCGGGGTGTCACGACCGTCAAGGAACGCATGCAGGTAGATCTTCTCGGCGCCACGCTGCGCGGCCAGTTCGGCCATGGCGATCAGGTGATCCTGGTGGCTGTGGACGCCGCCGTCGGAGAGCAGGCCGAGGATATGCACGGCCTTGCCGGCACCTGCAGCCTGGTCCACCGCGCCAGTCAGCACCGGGTTCTCGAAGAAATCGCCGTCGCGGATGGCTTTGGTGACGCGGGTGAAGTCCTGGTAGACGACACGGCCGGCGCCGAGGTTCATGTGACCGACTTCGGAGTTGCCCATCTGCCCGTCCGGCAGGCCGACATCCATCCCTGAACCGGAAATCAGGCCATGCGGCGCGGTGGCGCGCAGGTGATCATAGACCGGCGTGTTGGCGGCATAGATGGCGTTGTATTCGGGGTTTTCACTGTGGCCGAAGCCATCCAGAAT from Pseudomonas putida includes the following:
- the gpmI gene encoding 2,3-bisphosphoglycerate-independent phosphoglycerate mutase, translating into MTSTPKPLVLIILDGFGHSENPEYNAIYAANTPVYDHLRATAPHGLISGSGMDVGLPDGQMGNSEVGHMNLGAGRVVYQDFTRVTKAIRDGDFFENPVLTGAVDQAAGAGKAVHILGLLSDGGVHSHQDHLIAMAELAAQRGAEKIYLHAFLDGRDTPPRSAQSSIELLDSTFAKLGKGRIASLIGRYYAMDRDNRWDRVSAAYNLIVDSVAEHTADSAIAGLEAAYARDESDEFVKATRIGEAVKVEDGDAVIFMNFRADRARELSRVFVEADFNEFPRARLPKLAAYIGLTQYSAKIPAPAAFAPASLNNVLGEYLAKNGKTQLRIAETEKYAHVTFFFSGGREEPFEGEKRILIPSPKVATYDMQPEMSAPEVTDRIVEAIEQQRYDVIVVNYANGDMVGHTGVFDAAVKAVEALDGCVGRIVGALDKVGGEALITADHGNVEQMEDECTGQAHTAHTTEPVPFIYVGKRQVKVREGGVLADVAPTMLKLLGLEKPAEMTGTSILVDD